In one Kitasatospora cineracea genomic region, the following are encoded:
- a CDS encoding TetR/AcrR family transcriptional regulator, whose product MTGRPRTFDLDERLERAMRVFWRHGYEGTALSDLTAAMGINRPSLYAAYGNKEALFRQCLDRYHHGPARHVREALAAPTARAVAEQLLRGTVEVVTRPEGPGCLLVHGALATGPGSEAVRAESAARRATQRAALRARLEQAAADGEFPPGTDPAALAGYLSALTHGLAVQAADGTPPDQLHRIAAQALHHWPT is encoded by the coding sequence ATGACGGGCCGTCCGCGCACGTTCGACCTCGACGAGCGGCTGGAGCGCGCGATGCGCGTCTTCTGGCGGCACGGCTACGAGGGCACCGCGCTCTCCGACCTCACCGCCGCGATGGGCATCAACCGGCCCAGCCTGTACGCGGCGTACGGCAACAAGGAGGCACTGTTCCGCCAGTGCCTGGACCGCTACCACCACGGCCCGGCCCGGCACGTCCGGGAGGCCCTGGCCGCGCCCACCGCCCGCGCGGTCGCCGAGCAACTGCTGCGCGGCACCGTCGAGGTGGTCACCCGCCCGGAGGGCCCCGGCTGCCTGCTGGTGCACGGCGCGCTCGCCACCGGCCCCGGCTCGGAGGCGGTGCGCGCCGAGAGCGCCGCCCGCCGCGCCACCCAGCGCGCCGCCCTGCGCGCCCGCCTCGAACAGGCCGCCGCCGACGGCGAGTTCCCACCCGGCACCGACCCGGCCGCCCTGGCCGGCTACCTGAGCGCCCTCACCCACGGCCTCGCCGTCCAGGCCGCCGACGGCACCCCGCCCGACCAACTGCACCGGATCGCCGCCCAAGCCCTCCACCACTGGCCCACCTGA
- a CDS encoding SDR family NAD(P)-dependent oxidoreductase: MTQQPTATATFAPDALAGRTALVTGGSRGIGAAIALALAAAGADVALSHGGSADRAADVVRRIEALGRRAAAYRADQGDTAQVEDLVATVAADFGRLDILVNNAGVLAGAPVDGDADPAALERQYAVNVTGVTAAIRAAAPRLPDGGRIITVGSNLATRPGLPGLADYAATKAAVTSYSRSAASELAGRGITVNVVQPGSTATEMNPEDGPHSEAQRAANALGRYGRPEEIAAAVVFLATPAAAFVTGSVLAVDGGYFG; encoded by the coding sequence ATGACGCAGCAGCCCACCGCCACCGCCACCTTCGCGCCCGACGCACTGGCCGGCCGCACCGCCCTGGTCACCGGCGGCTCGCGCGGCATCGGCGCCGCGATCGCCCTGGCCCTGGCCGCCGCCGGGGCCGACGTCGCACTCAGCCACGGCGGCTCGGCCGACCGGGCCGCGGACGTGGTGCGGCGGATCGAGGCGCTCGGCCGGCGAGCCGCCGCCTACCGGGCCGACCAAGGGGACACCGCCCAGGTCGAGGACCTGGTCGCCACCGTCGCGGCGGACTTCGGACGGCTCGACATCCTGGTCAACAACGCCGGCGTGCTGGCCGGCGCCCCGGTCGACGGGGACGCCGACCCGGCGGCCCTGGAGCGCCAGTACGCCGTCAACGTGACCGGGGTGACCGCCGCGATCCGGGCCGCCGCGCCCCGGCTGCCCGACGGCGGGCGGATCATCACCGTCGGCTCCAACCTGGCCACCCGCCCCGGCCTGCCCGGCCTCGCCGACTACGCGGCGACCAAGGCCGCCGTCACCTCCTACAGCCGCAGCGCCGCCAGCGAACTGGCCGGCCGCGGCATCACCGTCAACGTGGTGCAGCCCGGCTCGACCGCCACCGAGATGAACCCCGAGGACGGCCCGCACTCCGAAGCCCAGCGCGCCGCCAACGCGCTCGGCCGCTACGGCCGCCCCGAGGAGATCGCCGCCGCCGTGGTCTTCCTGGCCACACCGGCCGCCGCCTTCGTCACCGGCAGCGTGCTGGCCGTCGACGGCGGCTACTTCGGCTGA
- a CDS encoding (R)-mandelonitrile lyase yields the protein MEFLPQQPTGRGPAEWFTGDVWWDVLAAGAAPSRLRANLVRFAPGARTHWHTHALGQTLHVVSGIALVGTRDGVVLEAHPGESVVCPPGEAHWHGAVPDRFMAHLALWEATGDGSPETVWAEAVTDDQYGAARRRAPEPDQPK from the coding sequence ATGGAATTCCTCCCGCAGCAGCCCACCGGCCGGGGCCCGGCCGAGTGGTTCACCGGCGACGTCTGGTGGGATGTCCTGGCGGCCGGTGCCGCCCCGTCCCGGCTGCGCGCCAACCTGGTGCGCTTCGCGCCGGGCGCCCGCACCCACTGGCACACCCACGCGCTCGGCCAGACCCTGCACGTGGTCTCCGGGATCGCCCTGGTCGGCACCCGGGACGGTGTCGTCCTGGAGGCGCACCCCGGCGAGAGCGTGGTGTGCCCGCCGGGCGAGGCGCACTGGCACGGCGCCGTCCCGGACCGCTTCATGGCGCACCTGGCGCTCTGGGAGGCCACCGGTGACGGTTCGCCCGAGACGGTGTGGGCCGAGGCCGTCACCGACGACCAGTACGGCGCCGCCCGGCGCCGCGCTCCGGAGCCGGATCAGCCGAAGTAG
- a CDS encoding zinc-dependent alcohol dehydrogenase family protein, producing the protein MRGTVIHAPGDIRSETLDDPKVIEPTDAVIRTAVTCVCGSDLWPYRGAEPVEAPHPMGHEYVGFVEEVGSEVTGLRPGQFVVGSFATSDNTCPNCRNGFQSNCLHREFMSTCQAEYIRIPNAAGTLVALDETPDEHLWPGLLANSDVMGTGWWAADAAQVRPGSAAVVVGDGAVGLCAVIAARELGAERVIAMSRHESRQRLALAFGATDIVTERGEQGIERVRELTGGIGADSVLECVGTAEAMRQALHSARPGGSVGFVGVPHGVALDGQELFFSHVGLRGGPAPVRRYLPDLNERVLSGRIDPGKVFDLALPLADVAEGYRAMDERRAIKTLLKP; encoded by the coding sequence ATGCGCGGCACCGTGATCCACGCCCCCGGCGACATCCGGTCGGAGACCCTGGACGACCCGAAGGTCATCGAGCCCACCGACGCGGTCATCCGCACCGCCGTGACCTGCGTCTGCGGCTCCGACCTGTGGCCCTACCGGGGTGCGGAGCCGGTCGAGGCCCCGCACCCGATGGGCCACGAGTACGTGGGCTTCGTCGAGGAGGTCGGCTCCGAGGTGACCGGGCTGCGGCCCGGCCAGTTCGTGGTCGGCTCGTTCGCCACCTCCGACAACACCTGCCCGAACTGCCGCAACGGCTTCCAGTCGAACTGCCTGCACCGCGAGTTCATGTCCACCTGCCAGGCCGAGTACATCCGCATCCCGAACGCCGCCGGCACCCTGGTGGCCCTGGACGAGACCCCCGACGAGCACCTGTGGCCGGGTCTGCTGGCCAACTCGGACGTGATGGGCACCGGCTGGTGGGCCGCCGACGCCGCGCAGGTCCGGCCCGGCTCGGCCGCCGTGGTGGTCGGCGACGGCGCGGTCGGCCTGTGCGCGGTGATCGCCGCCCGGGAGCTGGGCGCCGAGCGCGTCATCGCCATGTCCCGCCACGAGTCCCGGCAGCGGCTCGCCCTGGCCTTCGGTGCCACCGACATCGTCACCGAGCGCGGCGAGCAGGGCATCGAGCGGGTCAGGGAGCTGACCGGCGGCATCGGCGCCGACAGCGTCCTGGAGTGCGTCGGCACCGCCGAGGCCATGCGGCAGGCCCTGCACTCCGCCCGCCCCGGCGGCAGCGTCGGTTTCGTCGGCGTCCCGCACGGCGTCGCCCTGGACGGCCAGGAGCTGTTCTTCTCGCACGTCGGCCTGCGCGGCGGCCCGGCCCCCGTCCGCCGCTACCTGCCGGACCTGAACGAGCGGGTGCTGTCCGGCCGGATCGACCCCGGGAAGGTCTTCGACCTCGCCCTGCCGCTCGCCGACGTCGCCGAGGGCTACCGGGCGATGGACGAGCGCCGCGCGATCAAGACCCTGCTCAAGCCCTGA
- a CDS encoding STAS domain-containing protein yields METLEIEPRPGVEEHLAALLARQPRPVRVVLLVAGVGSPGPGELDRLGRLAAGARRAGHQVVLRGAGPRLRLLLELTGLAEALPVE; encoded by the coding sequence ATGGAGACCCTGGAGATCGAACCGCGGCCCGGTGTCGAGGAGCACCTCGCCGCGCTGCTCGCCCGACAGCCGCGGCCCGTCCGCGTCGTCCTGCTGGTCGCGGGGGTGGGCAGCCCCGGGCCGGGGGAGCTGGACCGGCTCGGGCGGCTGGCGGCCGGGGCCCGGCGGGCGGGGCACCAGGTGGTGCTGCGCGGGGCCGGGCCCCGGCTGCGGCTGCTGCTCGAACTCACCGGCCTGGCCGAGGCCCTGCCGGTGGAGTGA
- a CDS encoding sigma-70 family RNA polymerase sigma factor has product MIMDRDGVAERLEPFRRELTAYCYRMLGSAFEAEDAVQETLVRAWSKFDGFEGRSALRTWLYRIATNVCLDMAPAPQRRARPMDLTSPCPAAAPDLAQLEENVWVGPVPDARVLAGDPAEVAVGRESVRLAFVAALQKLPARQRAVLILREVLAWSAAETAELLETSVASVNSALQRARATMAAQGPAGDAFDPLDETQRSLLSRYVQAFEAFDIEALKRLLHEDAVLNMPPFQMWVRGVVELGEWWQGAGCGCAGSRLLPVAANGMPAFAQYRPAEDGNGWTPWGLTQLEIVDGRIATMTNHMDVERLFPLWGLPMRLTTDPHTAGAPTAG; this is encoded by the coding sequence ATGATCATGGATCGTGACGGGGTGGCGGAGCGGCTGGAGCCGTTCCGGCGGGAGCTGACGGCGTACTGCTACCGGATGCTGGGCTCGGCCTTCGAGGCGGAGGACGCGGTGCAGGAGACGCTGGTCCGCGCCTGGTCGAAGTTCGACGGGTTCGAGGGCCGCTCCGCGCTGCGGACGTGGCTGTACCGGATCGCCACCAACGTCTGCCTGGACATGGCGCCGGCCCCGCAGCGCCGGGCCCGCCCGATGGACCTGACCTCGCCGTGCCCGGCCGCCGCCCCGGACCTGGCGCAGTTGGAGGAGAACGTCTGGGTGGGCCCGGTGCCGGACGCCCGGGTGCTGGCGGGGGATCCGGCGGAGGTCGCGGTGGGCCGGGAGTCGGTGCGGCTGGCGTTCGTGGCGGCGCTGCAGAAGCTGCCGGCCCGGCAGCGGGCGGTGCTGATCCTGCGCGAGGTGCTGGCCTGGTCGGCGGCGGAGACGGCGGAGCTGCTGGAGACGTCGGTGGCCTCGGTGAACAGCGCGCTGCAGCGGGCCCGGGCGACAATGGCCGCCCAGGGCCCGGCGGGTGACGCCTTCGATCCGCTGGACGAGACACAGCGTTCCCTGCTGTCCCGCTACGTCCAGGCGTTCGAGGCCTTCGACATCGAGGCGCTGAAGCGGCTGCTGCACGAGGACGCGGTGCTGAACATGCCGCCGTTCCAGATGTGGGTGCGGGGCGTGGTGGAGCTCGGCGAGTGGTGGCAGGGCGCGGGCTGCGGCTGCGCGGGCTCGCGGCTGCTGCCGGTGGCGGCGAACGGCATGCCGGCCTTCGCCCAGTACCGCCCGGCGGAGGACGGCAACGGGTGGACGCCCTGGGGCCTGACCCAGCTGGAGATCGTCGACGGCCGGATCGCCACCATGACCAACCACATGGACGTGGAACGGCTCTTCCCGCTGTGGGGCCTGCCGATGCGCCTGACCACCGACCCGCACACCGCCGGCGCGCCCACCGCCGGCTGA
- a CDS encoding ABC transporter ATP-binding protein: MSTPTPSLEELRRKALAAAAPRTVGAELAISCERLVRIFSTDGIEVQALQGLDLTVDRGDLVALVGASGSGKSTLLNVLAGLDAPTAGTATVDGQDLLAMTAKDRLRYRREVVGFIWQQTARNLLPFLTAEQNVALPMQLRSGHRAAKRRRGRVTELLEALDIGELAHRRPAQLSGGQQQRVAIAVALANEPAVLLADEPTGELDTDTAAGIFDAFRTVNRELATTVVIVTHDPMVAGEVRRTVAIRDGRTSSEVLRRTRIDEHGTETVSEREYVMLDRTGRVQLPAAFLTALGMQHRVAADLATDHIQLRPDDTA, from the coding sequence ATGAGCACTCCGACCCCGAGCCTGGAGGAGCTGCGGCGCAAGGCGCTGGCGGCCGCCGCGCCCCGTACCGTCGGCGCCGAACTGGCGATCAGCTGCGAGCGGTTGGTGCGGATCTTCAGCACCGACGGGATCGAGGTGCAGGCGTTGCAGGGCCTGGACCTGACGGTGGACCGGGGCGACCTGGTGGCGCTGGTCGGCGCGTCCGGCAGCGGCAAGTCGACGCTGCTGAACGTGCTGGCGGGCCTGGACGCGCCGACCGCGGGCACCGCGACGGTGGACGGCCAGGACCTGCTGGCGATGACCGCCAAGGACCGGCTGCGCTACCGCCGCGAGGTGGTGGGCTTCATCTGGCAGCAGACCGCCCGCAACCTGCTCCCGTTCCTGACGGCGGAGCAGAACGTGGCGCTGCCCATGCAGTTGCGCTCCGGCCACCGGGCGGCCAAGCGCCGGCGCGGACGCGTCACCGAACTCCTCGAAGCCCTGGACATCGGCGAGCTGGCGCACCGCCGCCCCGCCCAGCTCTCCGGCGGCCAGCAGCAACGCGTCGCCATCGCCGTCGCCCTCGCCAACGAACCCGCCGTCCTGCTCGCCGACGAACCCACCGGCGAACTCGACACCGACACCGCCGCCGGCATCTTCGACGCCTTCCGCACCGTCAACCGCGAACTCGCCACCACCGTCGTCATCGTCACCCACGACCCCATGGTCGCCGGCGAAGTCCGCCGCACCGTCGCCATCCGCGACGGCCGCACCAGCAGCGAAGTCCTCCGCCGCACCCGGATCGACGAACACGGCACCGAAACCGTCTCCGAACGCGAATACGTCATGCTCGACCGCACCGGCCGCGTCCAACTCCCCGCCGCCTTCCTCACCGCCCTCGGCATGCAGCACCGCGTCGCCGCCGACCTCGCCACCGACCACATCCAACTCCGCCCCGACGACACCGCCTGA
- a CDS encoding FtsX-like permease family protein, translating to MLGFVLRRLRGRLSLAAAVLFTVLTATTVLTTLVAFDRTVAEAGLRRDLHGGGRVTVLLNADHALDTRSADDTGTAALGARLFDGLPVATRTLARSRAYGLPGPAAAKAREADLTVLAALDHGEVRLTAGQWPTAEAAPAGPGTAGTVQVAVPGSALPRLGLSADALPAQVVLADRYGGLPLTVRVTGVYQATDRDAPYWRLDPLGGREIQVRGFTTYGPMLVDDGVFTSGLLPQGSRGALLTADFTTADRARVERVGELATHLPELLKQAGPGFQSQTELPALLAELRSATLVTESSLLIGALQLSVLAGAALLLVVHLVAERQLREDALLTARGATRRRLAAWTALEALLLALPAALLAPLLAGPLLRLLTGYGPLAGLPLAHTDTAVRWPAAALCALACVLVSALPAVLRRDGERLVTRRQAVVGTVVRSGADLTLLALAVIAYQQLSARTGGLSVDSGGRLGIDPVLVAAPTLALCAGTLLVLRVLPFAARLGARVAARGRGLGAALGGWQLARRPGRANGPVLLLALAVATGVLAIGQHTAWRDSQRDQADFAAAGGLRIQASALPPIGQGGRYAALPGGDRLLPVARVDQSLPGDRQGRILLTDTARAGAELHVRADLFDHRPAGELFAPLAEPLPVGVPLPGRPARIDLSLRIQVAGGVDESRYTPQPPDLWLQLRDGFGALHRVLVPQLPLRGELTASVDLGALTAAPLGSIAQPLTLAGLGLTYPSGWNEDHSELTVRRIAVADSAAGAAVPVQVPAGAWSVQASAGAPVQVADGSGPDRLLTVVYSPGEGDTSSARALLLPPGTAPSGLEVKGLATRDYLTAVGARVGDLIKVQLSNTSVPVRITGAVGVLPVYGSTALLLDLAGTGRWLGDRGFDAPTVTEWWLPAAGPGDRTPAEAAAALRAGPTAQQVTLREEDAAARLGDPLSAAPQSALAALALAAAVLAAIGFTAASAASASERAGESAVLLALGTPRRLLNRSAAVERLVLVGIGTGVGLLLGTLLVHLVVPLVVLTPAARPPVPDVLVGLPPGQVLALALGAAALPLLSAFLFGGRRRNLAARLRFVEEK from the coding sequence ATGCTGGGCTTTGTGCTGCGCCGGCTGCGCGGGCGGCTGTCGCTGGCAGCCGCCGTGCTGTTCACGGTGCTGACCGCCACCACGGTGCTGACCACGCTGGTGGCCTTCGACCGCACCGTCGCCGAGGCGGGCCTGCGCCGCGACCTGCACGGCGGCGGCCGGGTGACGGTGCTGCTGAACGCGGACCACGCGCTGGACACCCGGTCCGCCGACGACACCGGCACGGCCGCGCTGGGCGCCCGGCTGTTCGACGGACTGCCGGTCGCCACCCGGACGCTGGCCCGCAGCCGGGCCTACGGGCTGCCCGGCCCGGCCGCCGCGAAGGCCCGTGAGGCCGACCTGACCGTGCTGGCCGCGCTGGACCACGGCGAGGTCCGCCTGACGGCCGGTCAGTGGCCGACCGCCGAGGCCGCCCCCGCCGGCCCGGGCACCGCCGGCACCGTGCAGGTCGCGGTGCCGGGCAGCGCCCTGCCCCGGCTCGGCCTGAGCGCGGACGCGCTGCCCGCCCAGGTGGTGCTCGCCGACCGGTACGGCGGCCTGCCGCTCACCGTCCGGGTCACCGGCGTCTACCAGGCCACCGACCGGGACGCCCCGTACTGGCGGCTGGACCCGCTGGGCGGCCGGGAGATCCAGGTCCGGGGCTTCACCACGTACGGGCCGATGCTGGTGGACGACGGCGTCTTCACCTCCGGCCTGCTGCCGCAGGGCAGCCGGGGCGCGCTGCTGACCGCCGACTTCACCACCGCCGACCGGGCCCGGGTCGAACGCGTCGGGGAACTCGCCACCCACCTGCCCGAACTGCTCAAGCAGGCCGGTCCGGGCTTCCAGTCGCAGACCGAACTCCCCGCGCTGCTGGCCGAGTTGCGCTCGGCGACGCTGGTCACCGAGTCCAGCCTGCTGATCGGCGCGCTGCAGCTGTCGGTGCTGGCCGGAGCCGCCCTGCTGCTGGTGGTGCACCTGGTCGCGGAACGGCAGCTGCGCGAGGACGCGCTGCTCACCGCCCGGGGCGCGACCCGGCGCCGACTGGCCGCCTGGACGGCGCTGGAGGCGCTGCTGCTGGCGCTGCCCGCCGCCCTGCTGGCACCGCTGCTGGCCGGCCCGCTGCTGCGACTGCTGACCGGCTACGGCCCGCTGGCCGGACTGCCGCTGGCACACACCGACACCGCGGTGCGCTGGCCCGCGGCGGCGCTGTGCGCGCTGGCCTGCGTGCTGGTCTCGGCGCTGCCCGCGGTGCTGCGGCGCGACGGCGAGCGGCTGGTGACCCGCCGTCAGGCGGTGGTCGGCACGGTGGTGCGCTCCGGCGCGGACCTGACCCTGCTGGCCCTGGCCGTGATCGCCTACCAGCAGCTGTCGGCCCGCACCGGCGGCCTCTCGGTGGACTCCGGCGGCAGACTGGGCATCGACCCGGTGCTGGTCGCGGCGCCGACCCTGGCGCTGTGCGCGGGGACGCTGCTGGTGCTGCGGGTGCTGCCGTTCGCGGCCCGGCTCGGCGCCCGGGTGGCGGCCCGGGGGCGCGGGCTGGGCGCGGCGCTGGGCGGCTGGCAGCTGGCCCGGCGGCCGGGCCGGGCGAACGGCCCGGTGCTGCTGCTGGCGCTGGCGGTGGCCACCGGCGTGCTGGCGATCGGCCAGCACACCGCGTGGCGCGACTCGCAGCGCGACCAGGCCGACTTCGCCGCCGCGGGCGGCCTGCGGATCCAGGCTTCGGCGCTGCCCCCGATCGGCCAGGGCGGCCGGTACGCGGCGCTGCCCGGCGGCGACCGGCTGCTGCCGGTGGCCCGGGTCGACCAGTCGCTGCCGGGCGACCGGCAGGGCCGGATACTGCTGACCGACACCGCCCGGGCCGGCGCCGAACTGCACGTGCGGGCCGACCTGTTCGACCACCGTCCGGCCGGGGAGCTGTTCGCCCCGCTGGCCGAACCGCTGCCCGTCGGGGTCCCGCTGCCGGGCCGCCCGGCCCGGATCGACCTGTCCCTGCGCATCCAGGTCGCCGGCGGCGTCGACGAAAGCCGCTACACGCCCCAACCGCCCGACCTGTGGCTGCAGTTGCGCGACGGCTTCGGGGCGCTGCACCGGGTCCTGGTGCCGCAGCTGCCCCTGCGGGGCGAGCTGACCGCCTCGGTGGACCTGGGCGCGCTGACCGCCGCCCCGCTCGGCTCGATCGCCCAGCCGCTGACCCTGGCCGGCCTGGGGCTGACGTACCCCTCGGGGTGGAACGAGGACCACAGCGAGCTGACGGTGCGCCGGATCGCGGTCGCCGACAGCGCGGCCGGAGCGGCCGTGCCGGTCCAGGTGCCCGCGGGTGCCTGGAGCGTGCAGGCTTCCGCCGGCGCCCCGGTGCAGGTGGCCGACGGGTCCGGACCGGACCGGCTGCTGACCGTCGTCTACAGCCCCGGCGAGGGGGACACCAGCAGCGCCCGGGCGCTGCTGCTGCCGCCCGGCACCGCCCCGTCGGGCCTGGAGGTCAAGGGCCTGGCCACCCGCGACTACCTGACCGCGGTCGGCGCCCGGGTCGGCGACCTGATCAAGGTGCAGCTGAGCAACACCTCGGTGCCGGTCCGGATCACCGGGGCGGTCGGGGTGCTGCCGGTGTACGGCTCCACCGCGTTGCTGCTCGACCTGGCCGGCACCGGCCGCTGGCTGGGCGACCGGGGCTTCGACGCCCCGACGGTCACCGAGTGGTGGCTGCCCGCCGCCGGCCCCGGCGACCGCACCCCGGCCGAGGCCGCGGCGGCGCTGCGCGCGGGGCCGACGGCCCAGCAGGTGACGCTCCGCGAGGAGGACGCCGCGGCCCGGCTCGGCGACCCGCTGAGCGCCGCCCCGCAGAGCGCGCTGGCCGCGCTGGCCCTGGCCGCCGCGGTGCTGGCCGCGATCGGCTTCACCGCCGCCTCGGCCGCCTCGGCGAGCGAACGGGCCGGCGAGAGCGCGGTGCTGCTGGCGCTCGGCACGCCCCGGCGGCTGCTGAACCGCAGTGCCGCCGTGGAGCGGCTGGTGCTGGTCGGGATCGGCACCGGGGTGGGGCTGCTGCTCGGCACGCTCCTGGTCCACCTGGTGGTGCCGCTGGTGGTGCTCACCCCGGCCGCCCGCCCCCCGGTGCCCGACGTCCTGGTCGGCCTGCCGCCCGGCCAGGTGCTGGCCCTGGCCCTGGGCGCCGCCGCCCTGCCGCTGCTGTCCGCCTTCCTGTTCGGCGGCCGCCGCCGCAACCTGGCCGCCCGGCTCCGCTTCGTGGAGGAGAAGTGA
- a CDS encoding LacI family DNA-binding transcriptional regulator, with translation MTEPAPRGRAAGRPKRPPTIHDVAAVAGVSRGTVSRVLQGGHNVSPASQQAVEAAIAELGYVVNRAARSLVTQRSGSVAFLLTEPQERFFEDPNFTTLLRGCTAALAEHDIPLLLMTAGDDAERRRVTRYLAAGHVDGVLLVSSHRGNPMIEHLREADIPMVCCGRPLGQRGRVPYVAADDREGAKDLVRHLLESGRTKVATIAGPQDTPGGVERLSGYREVLAEYGLPVDERLIAAGDYSRAGGEAAMRELLLREPELDAVFVASDLMADGALSALGHAGRRVPEDVAVGGFDDSPVALGTRPPLTTIRQPWDRISAEMVRLLLARIAGEEAPTVILPTELVVRGSA, from the coding sequence ATGACGGAACCAGCGCCCCGCGGCCGGGCGGCCGGACGGCCGAAGCGCCCGCCGACCATCCACGACGTCGCCGCGGTGGCGGGCGTCTCGCGGGGCACGGTGTCCCGGGTTCTCCAGGGCGGGCACAACGTCAGCCCGGCCTCGCAGCAGGCGGTGGAGGCGGCGATCGCCGAGCTCGGGTACGTGGTGAACCGGGCGGCCCGCAGCCTGGTGACCCAGCGCTCCGGCTCGGTGGCGTTCCTGCTGACCGAGCCGCAGGAGCGGTTCTTCGAGGACCCCAACTTCACCACCCTGCTGCGCGGTTGCACGGCGGCGCTGGCCGAGCACGACATCCCGCTGCTGCTGATGACGGCGGGCGACGACGCGGAGCGCCGCCGGGTCACCCGCTACCTGGCGGCGGGCCACGTGGACGGGGTGCTGCTGGTCTCCTCGCACCGGGGCAACCCGATGATCGAGCACCTGCGCGAGGCGGACATCCCGATGGTGTGCTGCGGCCGCCCGCTGGGCCAGCGCGGCCGGGTCCCGTACGTGGCGGCGGACGACCGGGAGGGCGCCAAGGACCTGGTGCGCCACCTGCTGGAGTCCGGCCGCACCAAGGTCGCCACCATCGCGGGTCCGCAGGACACCCCGGGCGGCGTGGAGCGGCTGTCCGGCTACCGCGAGGTGCTCGCCGAGTACGGCCTGCCGGTCGACGAGCGGCTGATCGCGGCCGGCGACTACAGCCGGGCCGGCGGGGAGGCCGCGATGCGCGAACTCCTGCTGCGTGAGCCGGAGTTGGACGCAGTGTTCGTGGCCTCCGACCTGATGGCGGACGGCGCGCTGTCCGCTCTCGGGCACGCCGGCCGCCGGGTGCCCGAGGACGTCGCGGTGGGCGGTTTCGACGACTCCCCGGTCGCCCTGGGCACCCGTCCCCCGCTGACCACCATCCGCCAGCCCTGGGACCGGATCTCCGCCGAGATGGTCCGCCTGCTGCTCGCCCGGATCGCCGGCGAGGAGGCCCCGACGGTGATCCTGCCGACCGAACTGGTGGTCCGCGGCTCGGCCTGA
- a CDS encoding carbohydrate ABC transporter permease: MSTTTAAAPRRTAPALPPKASAPRRTAWTPTLLLLLGAVYCLVPVVWVVTAATKSRQELFTTFTYAPGTGFWDNLTELSSYRGGVYWQWMANSALYAGAGALLSAAVSGLTGYALAKYRFRGRSTVFNVLLAGVLMPPITLAVPQYLLMSKAGLADSYWSVLLPSILSPYGIYLSRIYAEAAIPDEVVEAARVDGAREWRLFRSVALPMMVPGLVTVFLFQFVAIWNNFLLPYIMLGDDHKFPVTVGLYSLLQQGANEPALYTLVITGALLSILPLIALFLGMQRYWRVDLLSGAVKS; this comes from the coding sequence ATGAGTACCACCACCGCTGCGGCCCCCCGCCGGACCGCCCCCGCGCTGCCCCCGAAGGCGTCCGCACCGCGCCGCACCGCCTGGACGCCGACCCTGCTCCTGCTGCTGGGCGCGGTGTACTGCCTGGTGCCGGTGGTGTGGGTGGTGACGGCGGCGACCAAGAGCCGCCAGGAGCTGTTCACCACCTTCACCTACGCGCCGGGCACCGGCTTCTGGGACAACCTGACCGAGCTGTCCTCGTACCGGGGCGGCGTGTACTGGCAGTGGATGGCCAACTCGGCGCTGTACGCGGGCGCGGGCGCGCTGCTGTCGGCGGCGGTGTCCGGCCTGACGGGCTACGCGCTGGCCAAGTACCGCTTCCGGGGCCGCTCGACGGTCTTCAACGTGCTGCTGGCGGGCGTGCTGATGCCGCCGATCACGCTGGCGGTGCCGCAGTACCTGCTGATGTCGAAGGCGGGCCTGGCGGACAGCTACTGGTCGGTGCTGCTGCCCAGCATCCTGTCCCCGTACGGCATCTACCTGTCCCGGATCTACGCGGAGGCGGCGATCCCGGACGAGGTGGTGGAGGCGGCCCGGGTGGACGGGGCGCGGGAGTGGCGGCTGTTCCGGAGCGTGGCGCTGCCGATGATGGTGCCGGGGCTGGTGACGGTGTTCCTGTTCCAGTTCGTGGCGATCTGGAACAACTTCCTGCTGCCGTACATCATGCTCGGCGACGACCACAAGTTCCCGGTCACGGTGGGCCTGTACTCGCTGCTCCAGCAGGGCGCGAACGAGCCGGCCCTGTACACCCTGGTGATCACCGGCGCGCTGCTGTCGATCCTGCCGCTGATCGCCCTGTTCCTGGGCATGCAGCGGTACTGGCGGGTCGACCTGCTGTCCGGCGCCGTGAAGTCCTGA